A region of the Leptospiraceae bacterium genome:
TTTGATGACTTGCTTTTCGATTGCGATATATTTTGTTTTGCCTCCTTTGGCTATATATTCCAGGACAAATTCTTTCTGCGGAGTTTTTACAAGATTTGAAAATTTGGCATTTACAACTGCATCAGCTCGAAGACCGGTAGCCAGGAGAAATTCCAGGAGAGCGCGATTACGGAGGTCCTTTTCGTTGTGTAGATTTCCATTTAGTTTTTTTCTGAGTTTTATAATAGCGTCTTCAGCGAATCCTTTTCCGATTGCTTCTGAAATACCACTAGCTTTATTTTTATCTTTTGTTTTAAGAGAAAGAGCAATGCTCTCGGTTGATTTTTTCTTTTGCCATTTCATGTAATAAATATCGGAAAGAAGACGCATTCACTTGCGTTTTATTGACTTATTTCGACTTCCGAGTTGGATACGGAATTCAGAAGTTGAAAGTATTTTCAGAAAAACATTCAATTTCCTTTAAACTGTAATTATTTACTCCCAATAAATTTCGAAAGTTTTTCATGGAACAAATAAGCTTCTCCTGTATCATCAATAATACGAATCCAAGAAGCCGGATCATTAGCCTTAGATGGCTCTACAATATAACAATCTCCGAGTGTAAGCGAAACTTTGTAATCATCATTACAAATGCATTTTGCCCATTGTGTTTTCATAATTGGATCATGGTTAATCATTGTTAGACTTATCTTTTGGTATTGCCATATCAAGGTTGATTACGTCATTATTTCTTAAAACATTATAGATTTCTATTCCTAACACTTCCTCAGATTCATCTAAATCGAGATTAACTCTC
Encoded here:
- a CDS encoding tyrosine-type recombinase/integrase — translated: MKWQKKKSTESIALSLKTKDKNKASGISEAIGKGFAEDAIIKLRKKLNGNLHNEKDLRNRALLEFLLATGLRADAVVNAKFSNLVKTPQKEFVLEYIAKGGKTKYIAIEKQVIKLIEDYHRLCGFTHDYFFVTLPTNANPDRHPMTTRALQGIIEIWGLRTLRGKSGHPHAFRHTVGQALTDVQGVGTAQVALGHENIQTTERFYINRFVNPSKILKDKWKGKG